A stretch of Sandaracinaceae bacterium DNA encodes these proteins:
- a CDS encoding DUF1552 domain-containing protein codes for MGRGAGWSRRRFMRALGVGGAAAAGALAAPRWLTAQDSVPRRMVVFYTSQDQLDALWRPPVGDATDAALTELSPQLSSLSPFADRILQVHGVRGAHGHIFGHAEALSGTPGGDPLPTAFPSQGTLDQLFAAQHSGETSTASLQLAMIAGRNYESVISFLPGADPEALPIPLWPQQDPRVAFERVFRALSPTAARDLWRSRRSVLDHTVGQLGGLRDGASGEESRLLEQHLESVRELERRLGEEGGATAARSCETPTEPMSELDAPARLRAHLDLTVAALACDLTRSVSIVVEPGQGGPVFNWLDADGVAPGDWIDWHEVSHGGASPLTSTGAPNKKHAMHRAVQTWHADEMAYLLSQLDSVPEGDGTLLDHTMVLWVSELGLTNAGQQNPHLRADVPLLVAGGSAGTGLRMGRYLDLQDEFHYHDVLLTLSHALGLERERFGDRGTAVVETLLA; via the coding sequence ATGGGCAGAGGAGCAGGCTGGTCTCGGCGGCGATTCATGCGGGCGCTCGGCGTCGGCGGAGCGGCGGCGGCGGGCGCGCTGGCGGCGCCCCGGTGGCTCACCGCGCAGGACTCCGTCCCGCGGCGCATGGTGGTGTTCTACACGAGCCAGGACCAGCTCGACGCGCTCTGGCGGCCCCCCGTCGGCGACGCGACGGACGCCGCGTTGACGGAGCTGTCCCCCCAGCTCTCGTCGCTCTCCCCGTTCGCCGACCGCATCCTCCAGGTCCACGGAGTGCGCGGCGCCCATGGCCACATCTTCGGCCACGCGGAGGCGCTGAGCGGGACACCCGGAGGCGACCCGCTGCCCACCGCGTTCCCCTCGCAGGGCACGCTCGATCAGCTCTTCGCCGCCCAGCACTCGGGTGAGACGTCGACCGCGAGCCTGCAGCTCGCGATGATCGCGGGGCGCAACTACGAGTCGGTCATCTCGTTCCTGCCGGGCGCGGACCCCGAGGCGTTGCCGATCCCGCTCTGGCCGCAGCAGGACCCGCGCGTCGCCTTCGAGCGGGTGTTCCGCGCGCTCTCCCCCACCGCGGCGCGCGATCTGTGGCGGTCCCGTCGGAGCGTGCTCGACCACACCGTCGGGCAGCTCGGCGGGCTCCGTGACGGCGCGTCGGGCGAGGAGTCGCGGCTGCTCGAGCAGCACCTCGAGAGCGTGCGTGAGCTCGAGCGCCGGCTCGGCGAGGAGGGCGGCGCCACCGCCGCGCGAAGCTGCGAGACGCCGACCGAGCCGATGTCGGAGCTCGACGCGCCCGCGCGACTCCGGGCCCACCTGGATCTCACCGTCGCCGCGCTCGCGTGCGACCTCACCCGCTCGGTGTCGATCGTGGTCGAGCCGGGCCAGGGAGGCCCCGTCTTCAACTGGCTCGACGCGGACGGCGTCGCGCCCGGAGACTGGATCGACTGGCACGAGGTCTCCCACGGCGGCGCGAGCCCCCTGACCTCGACGGGCGCGCCGAACAAGAAGCACGCGATGCACCGCGCGGTGCAGACGTGGCACGCCGATGAGATGGCCTACCTGCTGTCCCAGCTCGACTCCGTCCCGGAGGGGGACGGCACGCTGCTCGATCACACCATGGTGCTCTGGGTGAGCGAGCTCGGGCTCACCAACGCCGGGCAGCAGAACCCGCACCTCCGCGCCGACGTGCCGCTGCTCGTCGCGGGCGGCAGCGCGGGGACGGGCCTGCGCATGGGGCGCTACCTCGACCTCCAGGACGAGTTCCACTATCACGACGTGCTGCTCACCCTCAGCCACGCGCTCGGCCTCGAGCGGGAGCGCTTCGGCGACCGGGGGACGGCCGTGGTGGAGACGCTCCTGGCCTGA
- a CDS encoding FtsQ-type POTRA domain-containing protein — MTEKNAKTRRKASPDAAGAKAEKNARSKRASARRKTAPVAPKTSRNRRVRPKPGAEPEAPVVPKRSLRERLRGGAAAASGWTKRLRGPAEMALRGLVVIAVGVGAVALGRLVERHVRTSPAFAVTEIGLEGHVRLGREEVLGVAGLAEGQNVFDVSPEEAQAALESHPWIAEAEVRRRLPGSYTLQIRERQAVALLAVGEVFLVSEDGAVFKRVSADDPVDLPVITGVDRERFTRDRAFRTSVLLEAVALLSDYRGAGLWRREPIEELHVERDDGLSLYAGADPTYVRLGHGPFRQKLRRLRTVLDELGERGARAAYVYLDNERRPDRVTVRIRDDAESTEATPEASPEPPAT; from the coding sequence GTGACGGAGAAGAACGCCAAGACGCGCCGCAAGGCGTCGCCCGACGCGGCCGGCGCGAAGGCGGAGAAGAACGCCCGCTCCAAGCGGGCGAGCGCGCGCCGCAAGACGGCGCCCGTCGCGCCCAAGACTTCGCGCAACCGGCGCGTGCGCCCGAAGCCCGGCGCCGAGCCCGAGGCGCCCGTCGTCCCGAAGCGGTCCTTGCGCGAGCGGCTGCGCGGCGGCGCCGCGGCGGCGTCGGGCTGGACCAAGCGGCTGCGCGGCCCGGCCGAGATGGCGCTGCGCGGGTTGGTGGTCATCGCGGTCGGCGTCGGCGCGGTCGCGCTCGGCCGGCTCGTCGAGCGCCACGTGCGGACCTCGCCGGCGTTCGCGGTGACCGAGATCGGCCTCGAAGGGCACGTCCGGCTCGGGCGCGAAGAGGTGCTGGGCGTCGCGGGCCTCGCCGAGGGGCAGAACGTCTTCGACGTCTCTCCCGAGGAGGCGCAGGCCGCGCTCGAGTCGCACCCGTGGATCGCGGAGGCGGAGGTTCGCCGCCGGCTCCCTGGCAGCTACACGCTCCAGATTCGAGAGCGTCAGGCGGTCGCGCTGCTCGCGGTGGGCGAGGTCTTCCTGGTCAGCGAAGACGGCGCCGTCTTCAAGCGCGTCTCGGCGGACGACCCCGTCGACCTCCCGGTCATCACCGGCGTCGACCGCGAGCGCTTCACCCGCGACCGCGCCTTCCGCACGTCGGTGCTGCTCGAGGCGGTCGCGCTCCTGAGCGACTACCGCGGCGCGGGGCTCTGGCGCCGCGAGCCGATCGAGGAGCTGCACGTCGAGCGCGACGACGGCCTCAGCCTCTACGCCGGCGCCGACCCGACCTACGTGCGCCTCGGCCACGGGCCGTTCCGACAGAAGCTGCGTCGCCTCCGCACGGTGCTGGACGAGCTGGGCGAGCGCGGCGCCCGCGCCGCCTACGTCTACCTCGACAACGAGCGCCGCCCCGACCGCGTCACGGTGCGCATCCGCGACGACGCCGAGTCGACGGAGGCCACGCCCGAGGCGTCGCCCGAGCCGCCCGCGACCTGA
- the murC gene encoding UDP-N-acetylmuramate--L-alanine ligase → MGIGGIGMSGIAEVLLAEGFSVSGSDLRESETTKRLAEQGARICVGHAAENVQRADVVVFSSAVPKDNPELVEARVNAIPVIPRAEMLAELMRLKDGVAIAGSHGKTTTTSLVATVLREAELDPTVVIGGKLNALGTSAASGKGDLLVAEADESDGSFLHLSPVIAIVTNIDPEHLDHYGDFDRVKKAFVEFANRVPFYGLVIACLDHPHVQALLPQIEKRVATYGLSAQADYRAKDPTVEGLSTRFQLIRRGEDLGEVSVRMPGIHNVLNTLAVIALADELGVPLAITKKALASFGGVHRRFTIVGERAGVTVIDDYGHHPAEVQVTLEAAQRAYGRRLVVAFQPHRYSRTHHLFEDLTRAFNRADVLLLADVYAAGEKPIEGADSERLARAIREHGHRDVAHVGPRPALIDALMDRVKPGDIVITLGAGDITRTGPELLAALEAREGA, encoded by the coding sequence GTGGGCATCGGTGGCATCGGCATGAGCGGCATCGCCGAGGTGCTGCTCGCCGAGGGCTTCTCCGTCAGCGGCTCGGATCTGCGCGAGAGCGAGACCACCAAGCGCCTCGCCGAGCAGGGCGCGCGCATCTGCGTCGGCCACGCGGCGGAGAACGTGCAGCGCGCCGACGTGGTCGTCTTCTCGAGCGCCGTCCCCAAGGACAACCCCGAGCTGGTCGAGGCGCGCGTCAACGCCATCCCGGTGATCCCGCGCGCGGAGATGCTCGCGGAGCTGATGCGGCTGAAGGACGGCGTCGCCATCGCCGGCTCTCACGGCAAGACCACCACCACGTCGCTCGTGGCCACCGTGCTGCGCGAGGCGGAGCTGGACCCGACGGTGGTCATCGGCGGCAAGCTGAACGCGCTCGGCACGAGCGCCGCGAGCGGCAAGGGCGACCTCCTCGTCGCGGAGGCGGACGAGTCGGACGGCTCGTTCCTGCACCTCTCGCCGGTGATCGCGATCGTGACGAACATCGATCCGGAGCACCTGGACCACTACGGGGACTTCGATCGCGTCAAGAAGGCGTTCGTGGAGTTCGCCAACCGAGTGCCCTTCTACGGCCTCGTCATCGCGTGCCTCGATCACCCGCACGTCCAGGCGCTGCTCCCGCAGATCGAGAAGCGCGTGGCGACCTACGGCCTGAGCGCGCAGGCCGACTACCGCGCGAAGGACCCGACGGTCGAAGGGCTGAGCACCCGGTTCCAGCTCATCCGGCGGGGCGAGGACCTCGGCGAGGTCTCGGTGCGCATGCCCGGGATCCACAACGTGCTGAACACCCTGGCCGTCATCGCGCTCGCGGACGAGCTGGGCGTGCCGCTCGCGATCACCAAGAAGGCGCTCGCGAGCTTCGGCGGCGTGCATCGTCGCTTCACGATCGTCGGCGAGCGCGCCGGGGTGACGGTGATCGACGACTACGGCCACCACCCCGCGGAGGTCCAGGTCACGCTCGAGGCGGCGCAGCGCGCCTACGGGCGGCGGCTCGTCGTCGCGTTCCAGCCGCACCGCTACTCGCGCACGCACCACCTCTTCGAGGATCTGACCCGCGCCTTCAACCGGGCCGACGTCCTGCTCCTCGCGGACGTGTACGCGGCGGGCGAGAAGCCGATCGAGGGCGCGGACAGCGAGCGGCTCGCCCGCGCGATCCGAGAGCACGGCCACCGCGACGTCGCGCACGTCGGGCCGCGCCCGGCGCTCATCGACGCGCTGATGGACCGGGTGAAGCCCGGCGACATCGTCATCACGCTGGGCGCGGGGGACATCACCCGGACCGGCCCGGAGCTGCTCGCGGCGCTCGAGGCGCGAGAGGGCGCGTGA
- a CDS encoding DUF2252 family protein produces MPRTHNPGGEPPTASRFGDFAELARRRASGEFVMLPRHLPPEDRRLYVRQTLREDHAQRIHQRPEGAATKFEKLAGSVYSYFRGTCLLFYRDMAGEDAWMPTVLTLGDVHPENFGVMPSVDNTPIFGVNDFDEAYFAPFTWDLKRGAVGFMIAAREQGVKRKHLRKIAKRLVQGYLEGLRSFARDDSEMHYQLRIDNSPKLIRKLLQRAQRDREPWLQKYLGEKRGRFVADEKLVPLPSRVDEFQDIIDEYAEKNDLAELPARAGNLKVKDVAERKGSGTASLGLARYWVLLEGLSEDGTDDVILELKRARRSALAGLAPPSQKQMDGEADRVVNAQAVHLVGGDPFYGKAEIGGESFLVRERSPYKEEIDIDDLSRKKWKRYARICGTSLAQAHALADGDTGVMEGNAEKRILEAIGEDALLIEDILRFAEETVERIYRDHRAFCEDWSLGALQFVDKIYE; encoded by the coding sequence ATGCCTCGCACTCACAATCCGGGCGGAGAGCCGCCCACGGCTTCGCGGTTCGGGGACTTCGCGGAGCTCGCGCGCCGGAGGGCGTCGGGCGAGTTCGTCATGCTGCCGCGGCACCTGCCGCCGGAGGACCGCCGCCTCTACGTGCGGCAGACCCTGCGCGAAGATCACGCGCAGCGCATCCATCAGCGTCCGGAGGGCGCCGCGACGAAGTTCGAGAAGCTCGCGGGCTCGGTCTACTCGTACTTCCGGGGGACGTGCCTGCTCTTCTATCGCGACATGGCGGGCGAGGACGCGTGGATGCCCACCGTGCTCACGCTGGGCGACGTGCACCCCGAGAACTTCGGCGTGATGCCCTCGGTCGACAACACGCCCATCTTCGGTGTGAACGACTTCGACGAAGCTTATTTTGCGCCGTTCACATGGGATCTGAAGCGCGGCGCGGTCGGCTTCATGATCGCGGCGCGGGAGCAGGGCGTCAAACGGAAGCACCTCCGCAAGATCGCGAAGAGGCTGGTGCAGGGCTACCTCGAGGGGCTCCGGAGCTTCGCGCGTGACGACAGCGAGATGCACTACCAGCTCCGCATCGACAACAGCCCGAAGCTGATCCGGAAGCTGCTCCAGCGCGCCCAGCGTGATCGCGAGCCGTGGCTCCAGAAGTACCTCGGCGAGAAGCGCGGTCGCTTCGTGGCCGATGAGAAGCTCGTGCCGCTCCCGAGCCGGGTCGACGAGTTCCAGGACATCATCGACGAGTACGCGGAGAAGAACGACCTGGCGGAGCTGCCCGCGCGCGCGGGGAACCTGAAGGTGAAGGACGTCGCCGAGCGGAAGGGCTCGGGCACGGCGTCGCTCGGGCTCGCGCGCTACTGGGTGCTGCTCGAGGGCCTGAGCGAGGACGGAACCGACGACGTCATCCTCGAGCTCAAGCGCGCGCGTCGGTCGGCTCTCGCCGGGCTCGCGCCGCCCTCGCAGAAGCAGATGGACGGAGAGGCGGATCGGGTGGTCAACGCGCAGGCCGTGCACCTCGTGGGCGGCGACCCGTTCTACGGCAAGGCCGAGATCGGCGGCGAGAGCTTCCTCGTGCGCGAGCGCAGCCCGTACAAGGAGGAGATCGACATCGACGATCTCTCGAGGAAGAAGTGGAAGCGGTACGCGCGCATCTGTGGCACCTCGCTCGCGCAGGCGCACGCGCTCGCCGACGGAGACACCGGCGTGATGGAGGGCAACGCGGAGAAGCGGATCCTCGAGGCCATCGGCGAGGACGCGCTGCTCATCGAGGACATCCTGCGCTTCGCGGAGGAGACGGTGGAGCGCATCTATCGCGACCACCGCGCGTTCTGCGAGGACTGGTCGCTCGGGGCGCTCCAGTTCGTCGACAAGATCTACGAGTGA
- a CDS encoding metallophosphatase domain-containing protein, translated as MRIVAVADTHTFEADLGPLPDGDVFVHAGDLLRGGTLEELGPVAAWIRGLPHRHKIVVAGNHDWCFARERDAALAALGAGVVYLEDDGCVVDGVRFWGSPWQPAYNDWAFNLARGPALAARWALIPPQTDVLITHGPPHGFGDRGPVPGRQGCQDLRARVTRIAPRAHLFGHIHQDGGRWVEGGTSYFNVTTWECERRPTVIDLDASLGVVVGVDVPPRE; from the coding sequence ATGCGGATCGTCGCCGTCGCGGACACTCACACCTTCGAAGCGGACCTCGGGCCGCTGCCCGACGGAGATGTGTTCGTGCACGCGGGCGATCTGCTGCGCGGCGGGACGCTGGAGGAGCTGGGGCCGGTCGCGGCGTGGATCCGGGGGCTGCCTCACAGGCACAAGATCGTCGTCGCGGGGAACCACGACTGGTGCTTCGCACGCGAGCGGGACGCGGCCCTCGCCGCTCTCGGGGCCGGCGTCGTGTACCTCGAGGACGACGGCTGCGTGGTCGACGGCGTGCGCTTCTGGGGGAGCCCGTGGCAGCCGGCGTACAACGACTGGGCGTTCAACCTGGCGCGCGGACCCGCGCTCGCCGCGCGGTGGGCGCTCATCCCGCCACAGACCGATGTCTTGATCACCCACGGCCCGCCCCACGGGTTCGGCGATCGCGGGCCGGTCCCGGGGCGCCAGGGCTGTCAGGACCTGCGCGCGCGCGTGACGCGCATCGCGCCGCGAGCGCATCTCTTCGGCCACATTCACCAGGACGGCGGGCGCTGGGTCGAGGGCGGCACGTCGTACTTCAACGTGACGACCTGGGAGTGTGAGCGCCGCCCCACCGTGATCGATCTCGACGCGTCGTTAGGGGTGGTCGTGGGCGTGGACGTGCCGCCGCGGGAGTAG
- the murG gene encoding undecaprenyldiphospho-muramoylpentapeptide beta-N-acetylglucosaminyltransferase, whose product MIRRLIVAGGGTGGHLFPGVAVVEELRRRQPDVEVTFVGTEKGIEARVLPERGERLELLDVAPLKGRTAAELMKSLMMLPGAFTRASGLIRELKPDLVIGVGGYASGPMLLAAAARGVPTAILEQNAHVGLTNRVIAPLAGRAYVAFDEAAAQIGRRAKLLGNPVRRTFVDAARAALSDPDGFEARSRKVFVLGGSQGAKALNETVPAALAQLGLAERGLEVVHQTGAAMKEEVEARYRELGVPAQVVSFVDDMAKAYASAALVIARAGATTLAEVCAIGRPAILVPYPHAADDHQARNAEALQSEGAAIAIREAALSVETLAAEAGRLLDDDAARKQMADAARRHGKPEAAAAIVDDLFAWLGGPAPRRSEPPRSRTNGGGGGHQLSAVDFRSGRELAYLSRRRGPRPTAYLQLRTPVPAMID is encoded by the coding sequence ATGATTCGACGACTCATCGTGGCCGGAGGGGGAACCGGCGGACATCTCTTCCCCGGCGTCGCCGTGGTGGAGGAGCTCCGCCGGAGGCAGCCCGACGTCGAGGTCACCTTCGTGGGGACCGAGAAGGGCATCGAGGCGCGCGTGCTGCCCGAGCGGGGCGAGCGGCTCGAGCTGCTCGACGTGGCGCCGCTCAAGGGGCGGACCGCGGCGGAGCTGATGAAGAGCTTGATGATGCTCCCCGGCGCGTTCACCCGCGCCTCGGGCCTCATCAGGGAGCTGAAGCCCGACCTCGTGATCGGCGTGGGCGGCTACGCGAGCGGGCCGATGCTGCTCGCCGCAGCGGCGCGCGGCGTCCCGACGGCGATCCTCGAGCAAAACGCGCACGTCGGCTTGACGAACCGCGTGATCGCGCCGCTGGCCGGTCGCGCCTACGTGGCGTTCGACGAGGCGGCCGCGCAGATCGGCCGCCGCGCGAAGCTGCTCGGCAACCCCGTGCGGCGCACCTTCGTCGACGCGGCGCGCGCCGCCCTGAGTGATCCGGACGGCTTCGAGGCGCGCTCGCGCAAGGTCTTCGTGCTGGGCGGGAGCCAGGGCGCGAAGGCGCTCAACGAGACCGTGCCCGCCGCGCTCGCGCAGCTCGGGCTCGCCGAGCGCGGGCTCGAGGTCGTGCACCAGACCGGCGCCGCGATGAAGGAGGAGGTCGAGGCGCGCTACCGCGAGCTGGGCGTCCCCGCGCAGGTCGTGAGCTTCGTGGACGACATGGCGAAGGCCTACGCCTCCGCCGCGCTGGTCATCGCCCGGGCCGGCGCCACCACCCTCGCCGAGGTCTGCGCCATCGGCCGACCCGCCATCCTCGTGCCGTACCCGCACGCGGCGGACGACCACCAGGCGCGCAACGCCGAGGCCCTCCAGAGCGAGGGCGCCGCGATCGCCATCCGAGAGGCGGCCTTGAGCGTCGAGACCCTCGCCGCCGAGGCGGGCCGACTCCTCGACGACGACGCGGCGCGCAAGCAGATGGCCGACGCCGCGCGGCGCCATGGCAAGCCCGAGGCCGCGGCCGCGATCGTCGACGACCTCTTCGCGTGGCTCGGGGGCCCCGCGCCGCGCCGCAGCGAGCCGCCCCGCTCGCGCACCAACGGCGGCGGCGGCGGCCACCAGCTCTCCGCCGTCGACTTCCGCTCGGGCCGCGAGCTCGCCTACCTCAGCCGACGCCGCGGTCCGCGCCCCACCGCGTACCTCCAGCTCCGCACGCCCGTCCCGGCCATGATCGATTGA
- the ftsW gene encoding putative lipid II flippase FtsW, whose amino-acid sequence MSVLRAILRRGPKDEPAKAERKTVAAAEERPKKAGPPKVIGPADAVLYGTIIALIAFGVVMVYSASAVFAAQRYDNGYFFLIRQGIFALVALPLIVAVARIDYHRYRPLTYPLLAGVVGLMAFVALGFGHSAGGAARWIALGPIHIQPAEVAKVSIIFYLAYSLSKKREKIKSFSVGFLPHVLVAGFVMLLCLKQPDFGSAVMIGLLTFVLLFTAGAKLGYILGAGLLTAPIVYALIASSPYRVRRFEAFMDPFGTRQGAGYQVAESLLSYGSGGFWGVGIGDSLQKLFYLPEAHTDFISAIVGEELGFAGLILLIGAFALVFARGIRAAFGAVDEYGTYLAIGITMFLGMQAFTNLAVAMGMLPTKGLVLPFISYGGSSLLVNSAAVGVLLNISRPREQPAPDGVEERATRKKGRAKPPRVALGGTA is encoded by the coding sequence GTGAGCGTGCTGCGCGCCATCCTCCGCCGCGGTCCGAAGGACGAGCCGGCCAAGGCCGAGCGGAAGACCGTGGCCGCGGCCGAGGAGCGCCCGAAGAAGGCCGGGCCGCCGAAGGTCATCGGGCCCGCCGACGCGGTGCTCTACGGCACGATCATCGCGTTGATCGCGTTCGGCGTCGTCATGGTCTACAGCGCGAGCGCCGTCTTCGCCGCGCAGCGCTACGACAACGGCTACTTCTTCCTGATCCGGCAGGGCATCTTCGCGCTCGTCGCGCTCCCGCTCATCGTCGCCGTCGCGCGCATCGACTACCACCGCTACCGGCCGCTGACCTATCCGCTGCTCGCCGGGGTCGTCGGCCTGATGGCGTTCGTCGCGCTCGGCTTCGGCCACAGCGCTGGCGGCGCGGCGCGCTGGATCGCGCTCGGGCCCATCCACATCCAGCCGGCCGAGGTCGCCAAGGTCTCGATCATCTTCTACCTGGCGTACTCGCTCTCGAAGAAGCGCGAGAAGATCAAGTCGTTCAGCGTCGGGTTCCTGCCGCACGTGCTCGTGGCCGGCTTCGTGATGTTGCTCTGCCTGAAGCAGCCCGACTTCGGCAGCGCGGTGATGATCGGGCTGCTCACCTTCGTGCTCCTCTTCACCGCGGGCGCGAAGCTCGGCTACATCCTCGGCGCCGGGCTCCTGACCGCGCCGATCGTGTACGCGCTCATCGCGAGCTCGCCGTATCGGGTCCGCCGCTTCGAGGCGTTCATGGATCCCTTCGGCACGCGGCAGGGCGCGGGCTATCAGGTGGCCGAGTCCCTGCTCAGCTATGGCTCGGGCGGCTTCTGGGGCGTGGGCATCGGCGACAGCCTGCAGAAGCTCTTCTACTTGCCCGAGGCGCACACGGACTTCATCAGCGCCATCGTCGGCGAGGAGCTCGGCTTCGCGGGGCTCATCCTGTTGATCGGCGCGTTCGCGCTCGTCTTCGCGCGGGGGATCCGGGCCGCGTTCGGCGCGGTCGACGAGTACGGCACCTACCTCGCGATCGGGATCACGATGTTCCTGGGCATGCAGGCCTTCACCAACCTCGCGGTGGCGATGGGCATGCTCCCCACGAAGGGCCTGGTGCTGCCCTTCATCAGCTACGGCGGCTCCTCCCTGCTGGTCAACAGCGCGGCGGTGGGGGTCCTGCTCAACATTTCACGCCCGAGGGAGCAGCCTGCTCCGGACGGCGTCGAGGAACGTGCCACGCGGAAGAAGGGCAGGGCGAAGCCCCCGCGTGTCGCGCTGGGAGGTACGGCATGA
- the murD gene encoding UDP-N-acetylmuramoyl-L-alanine--D-glutamate ligase codes for MTVLEVEDRKVAVIGAGASGLAAAELLVRRGAEVILNDRRERDALDPRALALEGQGVTLALGSHDPAFFEGVELVVLSPGVPPIPELAELFRDVEVIGEVELASRFLGAPLIAITGTNGKSTVTTLVGEMLRRSGFVTFLGGNLGRAACEAVGSEADTPDGRVVLELSSFQLEKVRLLRPKVAALLNLSPDHLDRYKSQDDYARAKSNIFAAQRRGDHAVLPANDDVCKQLGPMTANVGRHGFGGQDGIVRVEGDALVDLKTGWSLPLSEILLQGRHNHENAAAAVLVARIAGASPEAMSETLREVGGLPHRAAKVRELDGVTYIDDSKATNVGATVAALDGLASPSKKAVLIAGGVDKGGSYAPLVERLASVGRAVVLIGKSAQLIAREMASLRLPIRFADSMEAAVNEARSLAEAGDLVLLAPACSSFDMFRSYAHRGDVFQDAVRALPETPAAAEEENGGAA; via the coding sequence GTGACGGTGTTGGAGGTCGAGGACCGAAAGGTGGCGGTGATCGGCGCGGGCGCGAGTGGGCTCGCGGCGGCGGAGCTGCTCGTCCGTCGCGGCGCCGAGGTGATCTTGAACGATCGCCGCGAGCGGGACGCGCTCGACCCGCGCGCGCTCGCGCTGGAAGGCCAGGGCGTGACGCTGGCGCTCGGCTCGCACGACCCGGCGTTCTTCGAGGGCGTCGAGCTCGTCGTGCTCTCCCCTGGCGTGCCGCCCATCCCCGAGCTGGCGGAGCTCTTCCGAGACGTCGAGGTGATCGGCGAGGTCGAGCTCGCCTCGCGCTTCCTCGGGGCGCCGCTCATCGCGATCACGGGCACCAACGGCAAGAGCACCGTCACGACGCTCGTCGGGGAGATGCTCCGCCGCAGCGGCTTCGTCACGTTCCTCGGCGGCAACCTCGGCCGCGCCGCCTGCGAGGCGGTGGGCAGCGAGGCGGACACGCCCGACGGCCGCGTCGTGCTCGAGCTGTCGAGCTTCCAGCTGGAGAAGGTCCGGCTGCTGCGCCCGAAGGTCGCCGCGCTGCTCAACCTGAGCCCCGATCACCTCGACCGGTACAAGAGCCAGGACGACTACGCGCGGGCGAAGTCGAACATCTTCGCCGCGCAGCGCCGGGGCGACCACGCGGTGCTCCCCGCCAACGACGACGTCTGCAAGCAGCTCGGCCCGATGACGGCCAACGTGGGCCGACACGGCTTCGGCGGGCAGGACGGGATCGTGCGGGTCGAGGGAGACGCGCTCGTCGACCTCAAGACGGGCTGGAGCCTGCCGCTGTCCGAGATCCTGCTCCAGGGCCGCCACAACCACGAGAACGCCGCGGCCGCGGTGCTCGTCGCGCGGATCGCGGGCGCGAGCCCGGAGGCGATGAGCGAGACCCTGCGTGAGGTGGGTGGGCTGCCGCACCGCGCGGCGAAGGTGCGGGAGCTCGACGGCGTCACCTACATCGACGACTCCAAGGCGACGAACGTGGGCGCGACGGTCGCCGCGCTCGACGGGCTCGCCTCGCCGAGCAAGAAGGCGGTGCTCATCGCGGGCGGCGTGGACAAGGGCGGCAGCTACGCGCCGCTCGTCGAGCGCCTCGCGAGCGTGGGCCGCGCCGTCGTGCTCATCGGCAAGAGCGCGCAGCTCATCGCGCGAGAGATGGCGTCGCTCCGGCTGCCGATCCGCTTCGCGGACTCGATGGAGGCCGCGGTGAACGAGGCGCGGAGCCTGGCCGAAGCCGGCGACCTCGTGCTCCTCGCGCCGGCCTGCTCGAGCTTCGACATGTTCCGCTCGTACGCCCACCGCGGCGACGTCTTCCAGGACGCCGTGCGGGCGCTGCCCGAGACGCCCGCGGCCGCGGAAGAAGAGAACGGAGGCGCCGCGTGA